The following coding sequences lie in one Lemur catta isolate mLemCat1 chromosome 11, mLemCat1.pri, whole genome shotgun sequence genomic window:
- the TMEM243 gene encoding transmembrane protein 243 isoform X2 codes for MTGQDRIINLVVGSLTSLLILVTLISAFVFPQLPPKPLNIFFAVCISLSSITACILIYWYRQGDLEPKFRKLIYYIIFSIIMLCICANLYFHDVGR; via the exons gatCGAATCATCAATTTAGTTGTTGGCAGCTTAACATCCTTATTGATTCTC GTAACGCTGATCAGTGCTTTTGTTTTCCCTCAACTACctccaaaaccactgaatatattttttgcCGTCTGCATCTCTTTGAGTAGTATTACTGCCTGCATACTT ATCTACTGGTATCGACAAGGAGACTTAGAACCGAAATTTAGAAAGCTAATTTACTATATCATATTTTCTATCATCATGTTATGTATATGTGCAAACCTGTACTTCCATGATGTGGGAAGGTGA